The Pyrus communis chromosome 14, drPyrComm1.1, whole genome shotgun sequence sequence TAATAAATTAGAAGGTCGTACAaaacttagagcatctccaaaggagatgtcaaaaggtccacatcatcaataacactAACAAAAAATAGCATTATAATTTTCCAATCGAAATGTCAAATCCTACATGGCATGACATGGAAAGGCAGCAGGAGgggttgctgtcaaatttgacagcagcttcaaataatttttaattaattactaacAACATTTCATAAACCCACGCCCCAccgaaattcccaaaaattccCCAAATATCCACCAATTTTAGATAATTTTACCTACCAACAGgcataattaatcaaattaatgaattttacaaaaataacaaaatttatttcTAGGGTTCCATATTTTCAAAACtcaccaaatttcaaatttactttGGGAAATGAAGTATGATGTCGACTATTGGGAAATCAACGACTTTGAAACCAACTTAAATCAAACAAGCACCATGTACTTTTCTGTGGAACCGACTGCTCACCCTTGAAACAAACTTGCCTGAGTTTTTAAACTTTTGTGTGGAAGTGCAATAAGGCCGGAGATGATAGCACAACAGAACTACGACTGGGTTTCGAAAGGCAACGAAATTTTCGAACAATAAACAACTTTTCGACGGGAAGGATGTTTTAGGATTGGCGAGAGATCGAGAGATCGAGAGTTTTGCGAGGAAAAGACAAATTTAAGATGGTAACTGTTGATAtctcggggggggggggtggaatTTAAATTCCAAACATTTTGAATTGATGTTGGGTACCATTTTGAATTAGTGATGGGCCATTTATTACCTAGGCTTCACCCCAAGCTCATTTTGATTGATGGTTTTCAGCTGTTCAGATTTCATTCAACGATTCACATTTGGTCTGTACGGGCAGTCCACAAAACTTCATCCACACCTTTAAAACGCGTTGCTGAGTTAGGTGCTCCGTGAGTCATACCATGCATGCATGTCCAATATGTGAACTAGCAGAGCTGTGTACACTCTAGTTGTCGAATGCATCTGCTCCagttcatttctttctttattgtttttatgttttattaagAGTGTATTTTTCTCACCCACATTAATCTTAATGCATGTTCACCCTACACTTATTTGTTTGTCATATGTCTCGTCtcttaattattaatcattAATCAACTTCTTATCTTAAATCTATACTATATATTAAGAGAACACACCTTGTCAACCTTTTTGCCCGCTTTTTCCAATTTTGCCCCTTTTGGATACACAATATTGAGATgtggagggcaaaatagtaattttgttcattttgataaaatgacaatcatatcttttttttttcttattttgccctcacttttgatatacaatatttacataaagagGGCAacatagtaattttgtatcaaaatatttacataagataaaaatatgtacttattaagagaaattatcACACCATTATTTTTTCatacttgtaagtgaaatcatgattttttttttttatagtttgaatgaattgaagcAATTGCGCTTGAGGAGAACGTGGAAGGAGACGAGCCCTTGCGCTTGAGGAGAACGTGGAAGGAGGTGAGCAGTtattcacacacacaaatatatgCTCTCTGCTagtataaaactaaaaataaatatgttctaaaaataaattttaagttaaaactcatatttggctaacgattaattgtatttaacaatttataaaataagCATAAACCCCAAAATGGAATTGGATAAACCTCCCACCCGCCAAACCCCGAAAACGAAGTCTCACACAAAAAAATGGCAGCCCCCTCGAAGCTCTTGTGCTACAGAGGAACCACgacttctccctctctctccaaaactctctctctcctctcttcccCATTTCCAATTCCCACATATTTCTCTCGCAGTCTCCGCACTCCTTCCCTTTCTCTCCACACTTCTCTTCACACTCTTCCTCGCTTGGTTTCCCGCCTCCCTGCCAACAAATTCAAGATCTCCTCCACAGCAGATgaccaacaacaacaagaagGCGATGgcgaagaggaggaggagctcGTTGACGAGTCCGACGGCGGCGGCGGCGAGTTATTGACGGCCGACGTCGATGACCTGGAAGAAGACGCTCGATACTTAGTTGAAGagttctcttcctctttgtccACCCAACTCAGAATTGGTGTGTTTTTTCTTGCGAATGGAAAAACCCAGTTCATAATTTGATTGCatttgcaaaacccaattcGTAATTCGATCGAGTTATTCCGAAAGCTGCTGAATTTTTCCCAAAATTTCTGCTTTAAGTAGTGGGTgtcaaaatatttattttaaaaagattttcattaagaattttACTCCTTTAAACTTTGACAAAATAGTGAACTTGGGTTTTGGTGGAATTTTCTCGTTTAGTTTGGGATTGTTGATGGCTAAGTTTCTAATGTGTCTTGATGGTTTCAGAAGATGACAAAGATGACAAAGAAAAAGTTGGTCGAAAGCAGAGGAATGAGAAAAGTTCAGTTAAAACTGTGAGTATCTTCTCATGgttatttcattatttatttattcagaAGAAACTAATGAGagttcatgtttggttaatgcTCACGGATAATGGTATTACCGGTATCCTTCTAAAATTTTGGTATTCAGATTGAGATGTCAGAACCATAAAGCATATTCGAGCTGCTATTAAGAATGAGATATCAGAACCATAAACTGTAAGAAGTTAGTTGAAACTTGCAACAGATGTAGGGTGACCGAGGTCTCCAGGCATGACCAAGCGAGTTTAAATGAGTTCAAGATCTTCACGTTACAGTGGTTACCATGCTTTCAGCACTTAGGACCGTAGGCCCTTTATCTTAggaattgacaaaaataaatatacatcACTTGAAAGATCATAAGTAGGTGGGACTTCAAAAAATTACTGCAGCCATTGTTTTGATTAATCGTTTTCCGCAAATAGGTATCATGAGCAATTTTTTGGAGTAAGACTTTGCATATGCCCTCAGTTCTGTTTATCTTATACTTCTGGAGaactttattatatttttctttttatattccaAGTGTACTGTTGATTATAGGATcaaatcaaatattattttccaATGATCTAAGTTGGGGAGTCATTGTGTTGGAATGAAGGAAAACAATAAGTCTCTTaaccattcaaatttcaattacaGATCCCTGACCATCTTCTTCCACGGGTTGCAATTGTTGGAAGACCGAATGTTGGCAAATCAGCATTATTTAATCGTCTTGTCTCGGTACTTACCAGAATCTGCCCTTTCATTTTCTAGTCATCATCAATTCTTTTATACAATTAACAATTTCAGGCTTCCAGATGTAGCCATATCTATGTTTGTACCTCTATAAATTGACTTCCCTTTTGCTTTCCTTTTCCTATTTCTATATTTGTTATGTATCTCAGGGGAACAAGGCAATTGTAGTGGATGAGCCAGGGGTTACTAGGGATCGCCTGTATGGTAGATCCTTTTGGGGTGACCATGAATTTATGGTGGTGGATACTGGTGGTGTACTTACAGTTTCAAAGTCCCAGGCTAATGTCATGGAAGAATTAGCTATTTCAACAACCATTGGTATGGATGGAATCCCACTTGCCTCAAGGGAGGCAGCTGTTGCTAGGATGCCCTCAATGATAGAGAAACAAGCTACTGCAGCTGTTGAAGAATCTTCTGTCATTATATTCCTCGTTGATGGCCAGGTACAGTTTTTGGTAACTACATGCAGGACAACTGCAATGTGCCTTTTAGTTTTGGCTTTCGGCTTCTTTGTGTTGAAAAAGAATATAACCTTAAATTCCTATGaaattctaaatatattcatattCAAGCATTGGCAAGTGATACTGGTCCGAAAACTTTTTAAAAGTTAACAAGTACATTTTAATATTGAAAATACTGAATAAAGTTGTTCATAGAAATTGTACAATAGTATgaaatatatacatgatacGGGTTTACGATAATAAGGTGGAGGAAGTCaattgacctttttttttttttttttcaagactTGACTTTTGGATGTCATTAAATAGCTTGGTTTTGGCGATCTTTGTGAAAgacttttaaatttcttttaagTGCCATTCATTTGATTGGTGGGACTTTGAGTTGAGTGCAACGTGGTTTTGCTTGAGTTATGTCGTTTTGATTATGATGGATTTTCCCACCATGCTACTTGTACTGttattccttttttcttttttcttttttttgacaaaataggTATTGATATTCCCAAGAGTAGTTGAACTTGTCAAAAACTGTTCATGAGGTTGAGCAATATGATTACAAAAGTTCctaaaactttgttttcaattgataaccattttattttgtttcaatgTCTTTACAATGATAACCATATTGTACAGATGATATGAGTTTATATAAGTATGTATTTGAACTTTTGAaggtttttaaattaaaacatacTTTGGTGAATATTGGGTTTATAATAGTAAAGATTTTAGTACATGGTATTGACAGTGTTAAACAGGCAGGTCTAACTGCAGCAGATGAGGAAATTTCAGATTGGCTACGTAAAAACTTCTCAGATAAGTACATCATTCTTGCAGTTAACAAGTGTGAATCTCCACGTAAAGGGATCATGCAAGCATCAGAATTTTGGTCATTGGGGTAAGCTAAACTCTTGTCCATTTTGTTCACGTATGTTACTTTACTAAATTTTGAGAAAAGGGTTCTggttaaatgtttttattttcttgtaaaaagtaaaactgatAAATAGTAATGTCTTCAGGGTACCTTGGTTTTTCTTCAATACATAATAACATAGGATTGGATAGTaaatttttctatttctttcttaCTACACCTGGGGTGTGGATTATAGGTGTAGGGTTGTGCTAAGGTGATGCATGATAGCATTATCCTGggtgtaaatatttttttttttttgttatgtctGATACACTTTTCACCGATATAGTCTTGTAAATGTTTCAATTTAGCCCTGCTTTATTACCAACTTGGACAAGACTCTAAAGACACAAGAAAAAGGGTAAATAATCAAAAggaaaatttgacatatctcCCAAGTTTCAAGCCGTACTAATCTGTTTGTTTATAATTAGGCTTGTGAATATTGAACTGTCCTGATAAGAAAAAACAAGAACTAATGCTAGGATAAATCTTTATTGTTCCGATAAAAAAAACTCAAGACACATTTCAATTCTCTAGTGGACACAGAATAGGATACtaatattaatttatgaaaGGTACGGTTTTTGGTTGGTTGACCAGGTTTTCACCACTTCCTATATCTGCTATATCTGGAACTGGAACTGGAGAGCTTCTTGATCTTGTGTGTTCGGGGCTGAAAAAGAATGAGGTTTGTATCAGTAATCACAGAAATTTTAATGTGGGtatattaataattaagttTGACTGTGTTAGTTTTTGGTTCGTAAATTATGTCCTTTTCTGTCTAGGATTGTTTTAGGAAAAGGTGCACCAATTCTTCTCCACTTAGGGTTAGGAAAGAATCTTAGTTTCCTATTCAATGTAGAAATCCTAGAAGtctatttggaattggaaaggaAGTCTAATTTCCTATTCCACTTAGAATAGGAATTATAATCTGTAAAGGACATGTAAGCCAACCCTATatctataaatagggtgcggcaaggctgTTTTTTCAGGAGAAGAAAAACAGCAAAACAGCAGGAAGGTTTGATattagttctagggtttgcaTAAGTTCTGTAATCTCTATTATTAATCTAAGAAGCAGTGATTTCTCTACCTagggaaatcacaactggacgtaGGCACAAGttctgccgaaccagtataatttCTGGTGTGTTTTCTAAGTAtttctatatttgctagttGAGTCTATTGCCGTTGGTTATATCTAAGAATAAGGTCCAGTGAACGGGGTTTTCAACAAATTGGTATCAAGAGCTAGGATCAAGGTGTTCTACGATGTTAAAAGGGAAGATGAATGCGGATCAAGGACCTGCGTTAAAACCCTTTGACGGCAAGGATGACTTCACGGATTGGCAAAGGATGATGAAGAACGTACTGATACAGCAGGATTTGGATGATGCACTTGATGGTAAGAAGCCGGAAAGCATGACAGAAGCAGCATGGAATAAGGTTCTCAAGAAGGCCAAGAGTTCCATCGAGATCCATCTCACAAGATCAGTTCGGTCACACATCACCGAAAAGATGTCTGCCCAGGAAGCATGGGAAAAATTGGAGAATGTTTATATGGGAAAAACAGTGTCCAATAAACTGTTTCTAAAGGATGAACTATTCGGGCTTCGACTAGAAGAAGGAGGTGATATTGAAGATCACGTATGCAGGTTCCAGAATTGCATAGCTAATCTTCAGAAAGTCGAAGAAACTTACAAAGATGATGATATGGCTATCATCCTGCTAAGGTCTCTACCTTCGTCTTTCAAGCACTTTCGAACAACTCTAATGTTTGGAAAAGAGTCCTTGAAGCTTGAAGACGTAATTCAAGCTCTTCAGTCATATGCTAAACTAGATGATATAACTGAAAGCTCTCAAGGCCTTTATGCCAAAGGCAAGGAGAGGGGGCGGGAAAAGACAAGAGAAGAGAAAACTGGCAACAGAGGTAGGTCAAaatccaagaagaaaaaggaaaagaaggaaggTTGCTTCGAATGTGGTTCAGCCGATCATTGGAAGAGGAACTGCAAgatttggaaagaaaagaaagccaaGATGGAAGGAAGCTCAGGTTCCGCTAGTGCAGTCACCGAACATGAGAGTGACGGGGAACTTCTTTCGGTAACATCGGGCTCCAAGGCTTCCAATTGGGTTTTGGATACTGGATGCACGTTTCATATGTGTGCAGAAAAAGAATGGTTCGATACTTTCAAAGAAGTCAGCAGCGGGGAAGTCTTAATGGGGGATGATTCTTCATGTCCTGTAAGAGGAATAGGCACTGTTCGAATCAGAATGTTCGATGGGATGATACGAGCTTTAGGGAACGTCAGGTATGTTCCTAGACTaagaaagaatttgatttccttGGGCACTTTAGATGAGGCCGGTTATGGGTACAAGTCTAAAAAAGGAAGACTCAGGGTAACCAAAGGATCGCTAGTGGTAATGCGGGGTGACCTACAACCCAATAAGTTGTATAAGTTAATTGGGACCACTATAGTCGGGGGAGCAGCTGTTTCTGTAAATCAAAGTATAGAAGACAAGACTGAACTATGGCATCATAGGCTCGGGCACATAAGCCAGAAGGGATTGCAAGAATTACACAAGCAAGGCCTGTTGGAAGGCGTGTCAGCTTGCAAACTGGACTTTTGTGAATACTGTGTTCTTGGGAAGCAAAGAAAGGTATCATTCGCAAGTAGCAGTGCAGATAGCCGAAGTAAGGAGCAACTCAGCTATATTCACtcagatgtttggggtcctgctccaacaaaatcaaatggTGGAGCCAGGTATTTTGTtactttcatggatgatttttctaggAAGGTTTGGATTTATTTCATGAAGCAGAAATCCGAGGTTTTTGCAAAGTTCAAGGAATGGAAAACAGAAACCGAGAATCAAACTGGAAGAAAGATCAAGTATCTGAGAAGTGACAATGGAGGTGAATATACAAGTAATGAGTTCATTGATTACTGCAAGCAGGAAGGCATCATAAGGCACTTCACAGTAAAGAAGaatccccaacaaaatggagcTGCTGAGAGGATGAACCGAACTCTcatggagagagaaaggagcATGCGATTTCATGCAGGATTGCCTGATAGTTTTTGGGCAGAAGCTGTTAATCATGCAAGTTATTTGATTAACAGATCACCATCTACAGTTCTCGGCTTTAAGAGTGCAGAAGAGGTATGGTCTGAGAAGCCGGTGGATTATTCCAAGCTCAGGGTGTTCGGCTGCAGTGCTTATGCACATATTCCAAGTGATGAAAGGTCCAAGCTCAAACCGAAGTCTATACATTGCATATTCCTAGGTTTTGAGAAAGGAGTGAAGGGTTTCAAGCTTTGGGATTTCAACAACAGGAAAAAGGTTGTCAGTCGAGATGTTGTCTTTGATGAGACAACCATGCCTCTGAATAAAGTTGAGAACAGTAGGGAGAAGAAGGATGATGCTGGAATTGAAGCAACAAAGATTCCATTAATTAGTtcagatgaagaagaagctcaGGTGGAGCAAATTGAGCAAGAGGCCGAATCTGAtggttttgaggaagaagaagagcatcAGCATCATTCACCAGTTAGGAATCAGGTGGAGCAAGAAACAGGACAGATTGAAGGTACTCCAATCCGCCAGATATCCCAAAGGAGTCAAACTCCACCCAACAATCCACCtgcattccaaagatgcatagCACTGGACAGACCTAAGCGGAACAAGAAGCTTGACAGGTTTGGGTTTGACCAAAACGAAGTTAATTATGCTCTTAACATTAGTCAAGGAGATCCAACTACTTATCGAGAAGCTATAGCAAGTGATGAGCGAGATAGTTGGATAAGTGCTATGACAGAGGAAATGGAGTCTCTTTACAAGAACTCCGTTTGGGAGTTGGTTCCTAAACCCAAAGACAGAAAGCTAGTTGGATGCAAGTGGGTATTTAGGAAAAAGGAAGGACTACATGAACAAGATGCCGTGAGATTCAAAGCAAGGCTCGTGGCTAAGGGGTACTCACAAAGGGAAGGGGTGGattatgatgagatcttttcaCCTGTAGTCAAGCATACTTCTATCCGATTGCTTTTagcaatggcagctcagcaTGACATGGAGATTgagcagatggatgtgaagacagCGTTTCTTCATGGGGATTTAGAGGAGACGATATTCATGGCTCAACCAGAAGGGTTTGTTGAATATGGGAAAGAAAACCTAGTATGTCAGCTAAGGAAGTCCCTGTATGGCCTGAAACAGTCTCCAAGACAGTGGTACAAAAGGTTTGATTCATTCAtgctgaaaattaattttagaaggtGTTTGTATGACTGTTGTGTGTACTATCATGTGTTCCAAGATGGGATGATCATATTGCTATtgctatatgtggatgacatgttAATTGCTTGTCAAGACAAGTCTAGAATTCAAGACTTGAAAAAGATGTTGAGCGAGGAGTTCGACATGAAGGATCTAGGTGCCGCACAAAAGATCCTCGGCATGGAAATTCAGAGAGATAGGACCGCTGGAAGGATTTGGATATCACAAGCCAAGTATATTCAGAAGGTTCTTGAGAAGTTCAACATGCAAGAAGCAAAGGTAGTTTCAACTCCTTTGGCAGCTCACTTCAAGTTAAGTGGACAACAGTGTCCTACTTCCGAGGAAGAGCAACAAGAAATGAAGAAGGTACCTTATGCTAATGCCGTGGGCTGCctcatgtatgcaatggtatgcacACGTCCTGACATAGCTCAAGCAATCAGTGTCGTTTCCAGATACATGGCAAATCCAGGAAAGCAACATTGGGATGTAGTCAAGTGGATTTTGCGTTATTTGAAGGGTTCTTGGCGACAAAGGATTATGTttgaaaagcaaaaggaaaatgcaGGGGTGTTAGGATATGTGGATGCCGATTATGCAGGGGATTTGGACAAGAGAAGGTCAACTTCTGGTTATGTGTTTACATGCGCAGGAGGACCAATCAGTTGGAGAGCACTACTGCAACCGATTACAGCTTTATCGACCACAGAGGCAGAGTATATTGCATTGGCCGAAGCTGGAAAGGAAGCAATTTGGCTTAGTGGCTTGGTAAGTCAAATGGGAATCACTCAAGATTGTGTGAAGCTTAAGTGTGATAGTCAAAGTGCCATTCACTTGGCAAAGAATCAGGTTTTTTCTGGAAGATCAAAGCACATTGAAGCAAGATATCACAGAATCAGAGATTGGGTGGAGtctaaggaaatttggattgaAAAGGTTCATACGGATGACAATGCCGCAGATTTCCTTACAAAGATAGTGCCGGCCAAGAAGTTCAAGCATTGTTTGAACTTGATCAAACTCGTTGATTGATTAAAGTGGAGCACCTTCTCACCTGAGGTGCAAATGAGGCAATAAAGAAGTTGCCAAGGTGAAGActcttgaagtttttccagagcTACTTCAAGAAGGTTCAAAGATACTCTAGGGTGCAAACGATCAAGACTTGGTTTGACtcaccaaggtggagattgttagtTTTTGGTTCGTAAATTATGTCCTTTTCTGTCTAGGATTGTTTTAGGAAAAGGTGCACCAATTCTTCTCCACTTAGGGTTAGGAAAGAATCTTAGTTTCCTATTCAATGTAGAAATCCTAGAAGtctatttggaattggaaaggaAGTCTAATTTCCTATTCCACTTAGAATAGGAATTATAATCTGTAAAGGACATGTAAGCCAACCCTATatctataaatagggtgcggcaaggctgTTTTTTCAGGAGAAGAAAAACAGCAAAACAGCAGGAAGGTTTGATattagttctagggtttgcaTAAGTTCTGTAATCTCTATTATTAATCTAAGAAGCAGTGATTTCTCTACCTagggaaatcacaactggacgtaGGCACAAGttctgccgaaccagtataatttCTGGTGTGTTTTCTAAGTAtttctatatttgctagttGAGTCTATTGCCGTTGGTTATATCTAAGAATAAGGTCCAGTGAACGGGGTTTTCAACAGACTGTCTTTTGTTGAATATTGAATTTCAATTGGCAATTGGCTTTGGCTTAACTTTGCCACATATTACTCACTTTTCAGAGTACTATGAGCTTGTGAGTGAACTTTTCAGTTTCAATAGTAGAATCTTTTCATGCTTCTTGTTCTTTACTTGAATTTTTTGGTGCTTTTCGTCATCTATTAAGCCCAAAGATGCATTTCTTACCttgttttatgaatattttcatttctttatgATTTAGTTTATTATGCTTCTATATAGGACCCGGAGGATTTTGCTGAACAGGAAGAGTATGTTCCTGCAATTGCAATTGTTGGCCGACCAAATGTTGGTAAAAGTAGCATTTTGAATGCATTGGTTCGAGAGGACAGGACAATTGTTAGCCCAGTCAGTGGAACAACCCGTGATGCTATTGATATGGAATTTACTGGACCAGATGGACAGGTTTGATTGGTTTACAATTTACATTCTACTATATCACCTATTGTTGACAGTTATTACAAAAATCTGTTATGTAACATAATTAATCTGAAACCGAAGAATCAGCAAATAACACTTCAGATTCGGTGATTTTAATACCATTATTTATCTCCATATTAACTGACGTTATATATAAGTTTCCTTTTTGGATTTCTGCCTAGGAATGTCGAGAGACTTTGTAATGAAATCAATGATTAGCAAAACTTTAACTGCATACTTGTATGTCGAGACTGAACCATGAATCTGATCTCTAGCATAAGCTGTTCATTTACTTGAATTTCATTATTCTTCTTTTACTGAATTCAAGTACTGATTTTGTTGACTGAATCATGGAATTGGATCTACAAAAGGCCCTTGCCACTTTCAAGTTGTTCAAGCTCAGATAGCTAAAGCTTGTTCGTTTATTTTCCTCTGCCTGTTGGTGTGTGCTTTTATGCTGGATTTTCATTCTGTTTGGTATTGACACATGGAAATTATTCTAACAGTAGGCGGTCTAGAAATTAATTCTTTGCCAATAGATATATCGAAATCCTTTTTGCCTCTCTTTTAACTTCTCTGTCTTATCTGTTTTCCCCTTCCCTTtgtcttcttctctttctctccatcTTCTCCTTCTGTCTATTGATTCTGCATCTTGATCCTAGGAGTTGCATCAAGGCCAATTTTGAGCCTGTTTACGCAAGCTCAAGTGTAGGTACAGCTCTGTTATCAACATACCAAGCCGAGCTCAAACAAGTAATAGCTTGGTTCGGATCAACTTATATGCACTCCTAAGTAGGATCCTAAAGCTATTTTGGTTCACATGCTTGAAATATTAGCGGACAACTGTCAGAACAATTATCTATTACTGATTCCCTCTTGATGTTAAGACAATACATTATTGATATTCAAATTTACTTGGATACTTATAATTgcaacattattttttttttccttatcttGCAGAAATTCAAACTAATTGATACTGCTGGAATCAGAAGAAGAGCCGTCGTTGCTTCATCAGGTAGCATGACAGAGGCTTTATCGGTAAATCGAGCATTTCGTGCCATTCGTCGTTCTGATGTTGTGGCTCTTGTCATTGAGGCCCTGGCTTGTATCACAGAACAGGTACTTTGTCCATTCTTCTTGAGTTATCATTGCCTACAGTTTCCTGCCCGCGTGTGCGCATGGTTACAAAAGTACAAACTAAGTCAGATATTGATTAATGTTTGAAACTTTTGTTTGTACAAATCCAATACATTAATCACATCCAAGCGAtaccaaaatttgaaaagaaaaattaagttaAGATGGACAAACTTCTCAAAATAATCATGATATAACTTTATGGATGTTTTAGCTATATGCTGAATCTTTTTCACAGGAGGATTTCTCCATTTTCTAGGAATCTCAGCTCGTCTTTTCTGGTATAGTAATTGTAAGAAAAATACTGTGTAAATGGAATCACATTCCTCTCCATACCCTAGCAGATTTGAAAGGCAGTTTCATTCATGCCAACCTAGCACTTTGCacatgtgatgcatgtgaacgGAAATAGAATTTCTATTGAGCTTAAGGAAGTTGCAGTTTTCTTGAAATGATTTGAGCTTTTTGTGCGCCTTCTTGGTGGCTGTTCTAGTTTTATCTTGTCGGTGGTTTTAAAATAAGTTTCGATGAACAAACTTTTGCATATTGTATTTCTCTAAATCTTCAAGAGTGAAAAAAGCTCttcttttctcaatttttaaggattttaattttatttttgtaggtaTAGCTTctatataaaatttgaaatttaaacgGCATCTTGGAATTTcaatgaaatgagatgtttacTTTCCACAAGTAGATTTCTTTTAACTATATTTCCTTCTGTATTGAACTCCTAGGATTGCAAGATTGCTGAGAGGATAGAAAGAGAAGGCAAAGGTTGCCTGATAGTTGTAAACAAATGGGATACCGTACCAAATAAAAACCAGCAGACTGCAACATACTATGAGCAGGATGTCAGGGAGAAGCTTCGTATCCTTGGTTGGGCACCTATTGTATATTCAACTGCAATAGCTGGTCAGAGTGTTGATAAGTACGTTCTGAAACAGCATCTCTTTTATAGCTTAACTTGCATCATAGTTGCATTCTTCAGCTAACTTCTTGTAAACCCCAAGAATTCGTTTCATATTTGCTGATATTTTTGGCTTGTGGCGTGGCTTTAGGATTATTGATGCTGCTAGCACAGTTGAGAAAGAAAGATCAAGAAGGCTTAGTACTTCTGTAGTAAACCAAGTGGTCCAGGAAGCACTAGCTTTTAAATCACCACCGAGGACACGAGGTGGCAAAAGAGGCCGCATTTATTACTGCACTCAGGTACTTGTTTTGTGCAGGACTCTTACATTCCTGTTCATTACATATCT is a genomic window containing:
- the LOC137715831 gene encoding uncharacterized protein, translated to MAAPSKLLCYRGTTTSPSLSKTLSLLSSPFPIPTYFSRSLRTPSLSLHTSLHTLPRLVSRLPANKFKISSTADDQQQQEGDGEEEEELVDESDGGGGELLTADVDDLEEDARYLVEEFSSSLSTQLRIEDDKDDKEKVGRKQRNEKSSVKTIPDHLLPRVAIVGRPNVGKSALFNRLVSGNKAIVVDEPGVTRDRLYGRSFWGDHEFMVVDTGGVLTVSKSQANVMEELAISTTIGMDGIPLASREAAVARMPSMIEKQATAAVEESSVIIFLVDGQAGLTAADEEISDWLRKNFSDKYIILAVNKCESPRKGIMQASEFWSLGFSPLPISAISGTGTGELLDLVCSGLKKNEDPEDFAEQEEYVPAIAIVGRPNVGKSSILNALVREDRTIVSPVSGTTRDAIDMEFTGPDGQKFKLIDTAGIRRRAVVASSGSMTEALSVNRAFRAIRRSDVVALVIEALACITEQDCKIAERIEREGKGCLIVVNKWDTVPNKNQQTATYYEQDVREKLRILGWAPIVYSTAIAGQSVDKIIDAASTVEKERSRRLSTSVVNQVVQEALAFKSPPRTRGGKRGRIYYCTQAAIRPPTFVFFVNDSKLFPETYRRYMEKQLRSDAGFLGTPIRLLWSNRRKTEKEEGRAAMRAQANLVPSDRKLELAT